A single region of the bacterium genome encodes:
- a CDS encoding MFS transporter, which translates to MTRLIAPILALLASTSLLLMGNGLQGTLLPVRGALEGFSPTSLGVLGSAYFLGFAGGCFAGPRIVERAGHIRAFAAVVAIASTTVLAHAIVTEPAVWWVLRVITGICFATLFMIIESWLNEKSSNEERGLVFSIYTIIQLSVITIGQMLLVLDEPSRFPLFAAASILISLSAVPLALTRADAPGPIESARIDFAHLYRTSPIGVAGCLVVGLTNGSFWSLSPLFVQSGGGKETQVALFMSAAVVGGAIGQWPLGTLSDRIDRRRVIQAAGLGAAAFGLALSGLAQAAATPWPWIAAAGYGVFAFPLYAISVAHTNDFVEPARYVEAASGLLLVFATGAVVGPLVASTLMHAWGASALFALTAAIHGALVLYVIVRMPLRARPAEADRIAFTDALLVSTTTSSVDPLVPEVEEEHRERPVPRD; encoded by the coding sequence GCGCCCTCGAGGGCTTCTCGCCGACGTCGCTGGGCGTTCTGGGCTCCGCCTACTTCCTGGGATTCGCCGGCGGCTGCTTCGCCGGACCACGCATCGTCGAGCGGGCAGGACACATCCGCGCCTTCGCCGCCGTCGTCGCGATCGCCTCGACCACCGTGCTTGCGCACGCGATCGTGACCGAACCAGCGGTGTGGTGGGTCCTGCGCGTCATCACCGGCATCTGCTTCGCCACGCTCTTCATGATCATCGAGAGCTGGCTGAACGAGAAGTCGAGCAACGAAGAGCGCGGGCTCGTCTTCTCGATCTACACGATCATCCAGCTCTCCGTGATCACGATCGGTCAGATGCTGCTGGTGCTCGACGAGCCGTCCCGGTTCCCGCTCTTCGCAGCGGCGTCGATCCTGATCTCTCTCTCGGCCGTTCCGCTCGCGCTCACCCGTGCCGACGCACCCGGTCCGATCGAATCGGCACGCATCGATTTCGCTCACCTCTACCGGACCTCGCCGATCGGTGTCGCAGGCTGTCTCGTGGTCGGTCTGACGAATGGCTCGTTCTGGTCCCTCTCGCCGCTCTTCGTCCAGTCGGGCGGCGGCAAGGAGACGCAGGTCGCGCTCTTCATGAGCGCGGCGGTGGTCGGCGGCGCGATCGGGCAGTGGCCGCTCGGGACCCTCTCCGACCGGATCGACCGCCGACGCGTGATCCAGGCCGCCGGACTCGGGGCGGCGGCCTTTGGACTCGCCCTGTCGGGGCTCGCCCAGGCCGCGGCGACTCCGTGGCCATGGATCGCGGCGGCGGGGTACGGCGTCTTCGCCTTCCCCCTCTACGCGATCTCGGTCGCCCACACGAACGACTTCGTGGAGCCCGCCCGGTACGTGGAAGCCGCCAGCGGGTTGCTTCTCGTCTTCGCGACGGGGGCCGTCGTCGGCCCGCTCGTCGCCTCCACGTTGATGCACGCCTGGGGCGCGAGTGCCCTGTTCGCTCTCACCGCGGCGATCCACGGAGCGCTGGTCCTCTACGTGATCGTGCGCATGCCGCTCCGCGCGCGGCCCGCCGAAGCGGACCGCATCGCCTTCACCGACGCCCTGCTCGTGAGCACGACGACGTCGAGCGTCGACCCGCTCGTCCCCGAGGTCGAGGAAGAGCACCGGGAACGACCGGTTCCGAGAGACTGA
- a CDS encoding 50S ribosomal protein L25, whose protein sequence is MGDVSFAVEARETRGKGAARELRRRGLVPAVVYGGGREATAIQIDSAGFERLIETSHAGVNTLIDLEGSDAGGKTVIAKELQREAVRGKLVHVDFYEVDLTTKIEVSVPIHLTGTPAGVVLGGVLDQQMREVTLMCLPNAIPDDVEADVSGMELGDSLHVRDLGVADGIDMATEGELTVATVLIPRGLRDSANEDEEGGEEAAEAGGDDAPADDGDGDGGSDD, encoded by the coding sequence ATGGGTGATGTGAGTTTCGCTGTCGAGGCGCGGGAGACGCGCGGCAAGGGCGCGGCGCGCGAGCTGCGACGAAGGGGCTTGGTGCCGGCGGTGGTCTATGGCGGGGGCCGTGAGGCGACCGCGATCCAGATCGACTCGGCGGGCTTCGAGCGGCTGATCGAGACGAGCCACGCCGGCGTGAACACGCTGATCGATCTGGAGGGATCCGACGCCGGCGGCAAGACGGTGATCGCGAAGGAGCTCCAGCGCGAGGCCGTGCGCGGCAAGCTGGTCCACGTCGACTTCTACGAGGTCGACCTCACGACGAAGATCGAGGTCTCGGTCCCGATCCACCTCACCGGCACCCCGGCGGGCGTCGTCCTCGGTGGCGTGCTCGACCAGCAGATGCGCGAGGTCACCCTCATGTGCCTGCCGAACGCGATTCCGGACGACGTCGAGGCGGACGTGTCGGGCATGGAGCTCGGTGACTCGCTCCACGTGCGCGACCTCGGCGTCGCCGACGGGATCGACATGGCGACGGAAGGCGAGCTGACCGTGGCGACCGTCCTCATTCCGCGCGGTCTCCGCGATTCGGCCAACGAGGACGAGGAAGGCGGCGAAGAGGCGGCCGAGGCCGGCGGCGACGACGCACCGGCGGACGACGGCGACGGCGACGGCGGCAGCGACGACTGA
- a CDS encoding ribose-phosphate pyrophosphokinase — translation MQDLKLFSGNANVALARSVAAYLDIELGRAEVGTFSDGECAIEIGENVRGLDCFTLQSTCAPQNTHLMEMLIMIDALKRASARRITAVIPYYGYARQDRKVRPRVPITAKLCADLIQTAGADRLLCMDLHSGQIQGFFNIPVDNLYSTRLMLDAIERRIGSNVTVVSPDAGGTERARAYAKRLGANLAIIDKRREVANVAEVMNIIGNVQGQTCIIVDDMVDTAGTLCEAARSLIDEGATAVHAAITHPVLSGPALKRIAESPLDQVIVTDTIPLRPDAVDMGKLHVVSVAAPIGEAIRRINNEESVSSLF, via the coding sequence ATGCAGGATCTCAAGCTGTTCAGTGGGAACGCGAACGTCGCGCTCGCCCGTTCGGTGGCGGCGTATCTCGACATCGAGCTCGGACGCGCCGAGGTCGGGACGTTCAGCGATGGCGAGTGCGCGATCGAGATCGGCGAGAACGTGCGCGGACTCGACTGCTTCACGCTGCAGTCGACCTGCGCGCCGCAGAACACCCACCTGATGGAGATGCTCATCATGATCGACGCGCTGAAGCGCGCGTCGGCCCGCCGCATCACCGCGGTCATCCCCTACTACGGCTACGCCCGCCAGGACCGTAAGGTCCGGCCCCGCGTGCCGATCACGGCGAAGCTCTGCGCGGATCTGATCCAGACCGCCGGCGCGGATCGCCTGCTCTGCATGGACCTCCACTCCGGCCAGATCCAGGGTTTCTTCAACATTCCGGTCGACAACCTCTACTCGACTCGCCTCATGCTCGACGCGATCGAGCGCCGCATCGGTTCGAACGTGACGGTCGTGTCGCCGGACGCCGGCGGCACCGAGCGCGCCCGGGCCTACGCGAAGCGGCTCGGCGCCAATCTGGCGATCATCGACAAGCGCCGCGAGGTCGCGAACGTCGCCGAGGTCATGAACATCATCGGCAACGTGCAGGGCCAGACCTGCATCATCGTGGACGACATGGTCGACACCGCCGGCACGCTCTGCGAAGCGGCTCGCAGCCTGATCGACGAGGGCGCGACCGCGGTTCACGCCGCGATCACGCACCCGGTGCTCTCCGGCCCCGCGCTCAAGCGGATCGCCGAATCGCCGCTCGACCAGGTGATCGTCACCGACACCATCCCGCTCCGCCCCGACGCGGTGGACATGGGCAAGCTTCACGTCGTCTCGGTCGCCGCTCCGATCGGCGAGGCGATTCGACGGATCAACAACGAGGAGAGCGTCAGCTCCCTCTTCTAG
- a CDS encoding 4-(cytidine 5'-diphospho)-2-C-methyl-D-erythritol kinase, with protein MSPSADPDRQLTLRAPAKVNLGLRLTGLRDDGYHLLESLFVPLGLADEIELRWWAEAATETWLHVESPPEAGLSRDLAAVTGGPDNLVVRAIDRFRDVYGLAGRVEVRLRKWIPAGAGLGGGSSDAGTVLSALSELIGGAPADLAEVALGLGADVPYFLAPEPALVTGIGEQIEPMAGVPALDLVLANPGISVATAEVYRVADVLQDSLTASGAGSTMRAISGLAGETGAWRHALGELLVNDLEPAAIRLCPPIGRWLDRLREAGAIGVGMSGSGGTVFGVFQNATDAEEAAAALKRPGPSSDPKDTSNEDDAWLCVTRVVSGN; from the coding sequence GTGAGCCCGAGCGCCGATCCGGATCGCCAGCTCACGCTCCGCGCCCCCGCCAAGGTCAATCTCGGCCTGCGGCTCACCGGGCTCCGCGACGACGGGTACCACCTGCTCGAGAGCCTCTTCGTGCCGCTCGGCCTCGCCGACGAGATCGAGCTGCGCTGGTGGGCAGAGGCGGCCACGGAGACCTGGCTCCACGTCGAATCGCCGCCGGAGGCCGGGTTGTCCCGCGACCTCGCCGCCGTGACCGGCGGGCCGGACAATCTGGTCGTGCGGGCGATCGATCGGTTTCGGGACGTCTACGGGCTCGCGGGCCGGGTCGAGGTCCGGCTGCGCAAGTGGATCCCGGCCGGTGCGGGGCTCGGCGGCGGGTCGAGCGACGCCGGTACGGTGCTCAGCGCGCTCTCGGAGCTGATCGGGGGCGCTCCGGCCGATCTGGCCGAGGTCGCGCTCGGACTCGGGGCGGACGTGCCGTACTTCCTGGCGCCGGAGCCGGCGCTGGTCACCGGGATCGGGGAGCAGATCGAGCCCATGGCGGGGGTTCCGGCCCTCGATCTCGTCCTGGCCAATCCCGGGATTTCCGTCGCAACGGCGGAGGTCTACCGAGTTGCCGACGTGCTGCAGGATTCGTTGACGGCTTCGGGGGCAGGTTCTACGATGCGGGCGATTTCGGGACTGGCGGGCGAAACGGGGGCTTGGAGACACGCCCTCGGGGAGCTGCTGGTCAACGATCTCGAACCCGCCGCGATTCGCCTGTGCCCCCCGATCGGTCGATGGCTCGACCGTCTCCGTGAGGCCGGCGCGATCGGCGTCGGGATGTCCGGGAGCGGGGGCACGGTCTTCGGCGTCTTCCAGAACGCGACCGACGCCGAAGAAGCGGCGGCCGCACTGAAGCGACCGGGCCCTTCCTCCGATCCGAAAGACACGTCGAACGAAGACGACGCCTGGCTCTGTGTGACGCGGGTCGTCTCGGGCAACTGA
- a CDS encoding DUF1844 domain-containing protein gives MADQEDAGLPRVDFSTFALSLGTTALYQLGAVPDPATGETVEADPLVAQQTIDTLEMIRDKTRGNLDEEERKLIDSLLYELRMRFVETER, from the coding sequence ATGGCCGATCAGGAAGACGCAGGTCTGCCCCGGGTCGACTTCTCGACCTTCGCGCTGTCGTTGGGGACGACGGCGCTCTATCAGCTCGGGGCGGTGCCGGACCCGGCGACCGGCGAGACGGTCGAGGCGGACCCGCTCGTCGCCCAGCAGACGATCGACACGCTCGAGATGATCCGGGACAAGACCCGGGGCAACCTCGACGAGGAGGAGCGGAAGCTGATCGACTCGCTCCTCTACGAGCTGCGGATGCGCTTCGTCGAGACGGAGCGGTGA
- a CDS encoding CDP-alcohol phosphatidyltransferase family protein, with protein MIKEKLGHRIDGWIHTAFPFLFWRPISPDVMTVFGTLVAGAAGLAFASGALRTGGCLLIAGGFFDLVDGVVARHFGIATRFGAFLDSSLDRVVDILAMLGLVVFYERSGEVGWAGLCALVLVATVLTSYAKARAELLIDRMPGGFLERGERIGLLAIGSLTGWLEPVLLLLAVGSCVTVGQRFLYAYREMGRLDREDGESPADRATPSEER; from the coding sequence ATGATCAAGGAGAAGCTGGGCCACCGCATCGACGGGTGGATCCACACGGCCTTCCCCTTCCTGTTCTGGCGTCCGATCTCGCCGGACGTGATGACCGTCTTCGGCACCCTCGTGGCCGGCGCTGCGGGACTCGCCTTCGCCTCGGGTGCGCTCCGGACCGGGGGCTGCCTGCTGATCGCGGGCGGCTTCTTCGATCTCGTCGACGGCGTCGTCGCGCGCCATTTCGGGATCGCCACCCGCTTCGGCGCCTTCCTCGACTCCTCTCTCGATCGTGTCGTGGACATCCTCGCGATGCTCGGCCTCGTGGTCTTCTACGAGCGATCGGGGGAGGTCGGCTGGGCGGGGCTGTGCGCGCTCGTCCTGGTCGCCACGGTCCTCACGTCCTACGCGAAGGCGCGGGCGGAGCTCCTGATCGACCGGATGCCCGGTGGGTTCCTGGAGCGGGGCGAGCGGATCGGGCTGCTCGCGATCGGGAGCCTGACCGGCTGGCTCGAGCCCGTCCTCCTCCTGCTCGCGGTCGGCTCGTGCGTGACGGTCGGGCAACGCTTCCTCTACGCTTACCGCGAGATGGGGCGCCTGGATCGCGAGGACGGGGAATCGCCGGCCGATCGCGCCACGCCTTCGGAGGAGCGCTGA